One stretch of Oligoflexus sp. DNA includes these proteins:
- the pyrH gene encoding UMP kinase yields MSQAQYKRVMLKLSGEMLGGERGFGIEGDALQFVAREIADIQKLGVEVAIVIGGGNIWRGSRAAGWDMDRANADYMGMLATVINSLALQGILETKYNVYSRVMTAIHMQELAEPYIRRKAIKHLAKGRVVIFAGGTGNPYFTTDTAASLRAREVSAEVILKATKVDGIYDRDPHKDANAVKFDELTYFDVLSKKLNVMDATAITMCMEAGIPIRVFKLGEAGCVRRAITGELGGTLVR; encoded by the coding sequence ATGAGTCAAGCACAGTACAAACGAGTCATGCTCAAACTTTCCGGTGAAATGTTGGGGGGCGAACGTGGATTCGGTATCGAAGGCGACGCACTGCAATTTGTTGCGCGCGAGATCGCCGATATCCAAAAGCTGGGCGTGGAAGTCGCCATTGTCATCGGTGGTGGTAATATCTGGCGAGGATCGCGGGCAGCTGGCTGGGACATGGACCGGGCCAATGCCGACTACATGGGCATGCTGGCGACTGTGATCAATAGTCTGGCATTGCAGGGTATTCTGGAAACCAAGTACAACGTCTACAGTCGGGTGATGACAGCGATTCACATGCAGGAGTTGGCGGAGCCTTACATTCGTCGGAAGGCGATCAAACATCTGGCCAAGGGTCGGGTGGTGATCTTCGCGGGCGGAACCGGCAACCCTTATTTTACCACCGACACCGCCGCGAGTTTGCGTGCGCGTGAGGTGAGCGCTGAGGTGATTCTGAAAGCGACCAAGGTCGACGGCATCTATGACCGCGATCCGCATAAGGATGCCAATGCCGTGAAATTCGATGAGCTGACTTACTTCGATGTTCTCAGCAAGAAATTGAATGTCATGGACGCGACAGCGATTACGATGTGCATGGAGGCGGGCATTCCGATTCGCGTGTTCAAACTCGGTGAAGCGGGTTGCGTACGTCGGGCCATCACAGGTGAGCTGGGCGGAACCCTGGTTCGTTGA
- the tsf gene encoding translation elongation factor Ts, whose protein sequence is MTISASMVKELREKTGVGMMECKKALEENQGDMEKAILWLRERGLSRAAKKADRVASEGIVKVLVSDDNRTGVVIELNAETDFASKNAEFVKFADDVAKVALQNKVGDLDALNSLKMGSDTVENNLKGLIAKIGENMRLRRVALLTTNKGTVSGYTHMGGKIGALVLLNGAEGPEVQELGKDLAMHAAAAAPRYLKSDEVSPEEIETEKDLGRKALLEQGKPENMHDKILQGQINKFFKEICFTEQAFIKDPSLSVSKLVAEKGKGATLSSFHLFKLGEGIDKKKENFADEVAAALRS, encoded by the coding sequence GTGACAATTTCAGCGAGTATGGTGAAAGAGCTGCGCGAAAAAACTGGCGTTGGCATGATGGAATGTAAAAAAGCGCTGGAAGAAAACCAAGGCGATATGGAAAAAGCCATCCTTTGGCTCCGTGAGCGCGGTCTGTCGCGCGCGGCGAAAAAAGCCGATCGCGTGGCCTCCGAAGGTATCGTGAAGGTTCTCGTGAGCGACGACAATCGCACGGGTGTTGTGATCGAACTCAACGCGGAAACTGACTTTGCCAGCAAGAACGCTGAATTCGTCAAATTCGCTGACGACGTTGCGAAAGTCGCTCTGCAAAATAAAGTGGGCGACCTCGACGCTTTGAATAGCCTGAAAATGGGCAGCGACACGGTTGAAAACAATCTGAAAGGCCTGATCGCCAAGATCGGTGAAAACATGCGCCTGCGCCGCGTGGCTCTTCTGACCACGAACAAAGGCACTGTTTCCGGTTACACCCACATGGGTGGTAAAATCGGTGCTCTCGTTCTTCTGAACGGCGCTGAAGGTCCTGAAGTTCAGGAACTCGGCAAGGACCTTGCGATGCACGCCGCTGCCGCCGCTCCTCGCTACCTGAAGTCGGACGAAGTCAGCCCCGAAGAAATCGAAACGGAAAAAGACCTCGGCCGCAAAGCTCTTCTTGAGCAAGGCAAGCCTGAGAATATGCATGACAAGATCCTTCAGGGTCAGATCAACAAGTTCTTCAAAGAAATCTGCTTCACCGAGCAGGCTTTCATCAAGGACCCTTCGCTGAGCGTCAGCAAGCTCGTCGCCGAAAAAGGCAAGGGCGCGACCTTGTCCTCCTTCCACCTCTTCAAACTGGGTGAAGGCATCGACAAGAAGAAGGAAAACTTCGCGGATGAAGTCGCCGCGGCTCTCCGCTCTTAA